The nucleotide window ATGTCCACCCTCATCCTCCACTTGATCGTCTGCAGAATGATCTTCTCTTTCGTGGTGGTGTTCATGGCCACCAGCCAGGTAGTGAAACTTTGGTCCCTCTTGATCCTCGTGAGCAGTGGCACATTGCTGTCACTCACTGGCACTGCCCATGTCACACTGGGGTAGAAATTGTCATTCATGCTGACGGAGAACCTGGAGATCTTGTTGGTGGGGCCAACCAGGGTCACAGTTTCTGTGGTGTTCCCGTACCAAGGGTAGCTCACCCCATCTGAGTCACTGATGGCTTTTACTCTCCCTTCCCTCAAGTCAGGCAGTTCCCAGCTTGACCTGGCAAAGCAGAAGAGATGCACAAGAAAAGAAGAGGCTGaatgaatttttcaaaagctGGAGAGATGCCCACCACTTACTATCACAGTCAACTTGGGCAAAATGGGAGGTTCAGAGGGGAATTCAGGTCAAAAAGTTCTATGCTGTGCTGTTTCGGGATTAAATGAgaacaaatcaaaaataaaaaagcaataccAGAACAAGTTAAATTAAGCCATAGCTGGTCCAACTGGAAGCAAAAAGCTCAAAGAAGCATTTATGAGACCCACAAAGAGGCATCAATTAGCTGGAATGGTGCAATGAGGCAACAATTAGCTGGAATGGTGCAATTGTAATGAACTACCTAGAGGCATTCGATTGCAAAAACCACTTTTTCAGGAAGTATCCGTCTAAACCACTTTTTCAGGAAGTATCCGTCTCTAAGGTTTGTTAAGAAAAGGTGGTGGTTGAAATCTGACATACTTGGAAGGAAGTATCAGGTGGAAAGGAGGGCAAAGGGAGGTAAGGTTAAAGGTTATACTGATTTCCTAGGAAATCAAAGTAGTAGAATTTCtactgaaaaaagaaagttgtttAAATTCTAGTCATTGGCCAATCCAGCATTTAGAAAACAGACATAGAAACTGATAACACAGGAGATAATGGTCACCTTTGGGAAAACACTTCAATTTGCAAGTTGTGCCATAGGCTGGCATACATAGTCTCTACTATGTTGTTCTTCCATCAACTTTAAGTCCAGCCTGGAAGTCTAATTGCTTAGTTTAGCAAACTTGCCATTCTGGGTGCTTTGTTACTCCTGGCTGCTCCCAACCTTgaacagagggaaggaggagcaTATGTGCCCTACTCTTAGCCCATGTGTCTCCCCCAGTGCTATGGACtactcatcatcatcatcatagctGATACTTACTGAATGCTTGCACTATTCCAACCACCGTGCTGAGTACTTTAATTATGTCATCTCAGTTAATGCTCAAAATATcccacaaaataaatacatttttatttccatttacacATGAGAGGGTGGAGGCTTAAAGATGTTAAGGTACATGCCAAGGGTTCTACAGATTGTAAGACGTGGAGCTTGGagttgtctgactccaaagtctatgTTTTTGACCACCGTGCTACACTGCCTTCTgaagtgtcctcacatgatgctGGAGGAAGCCAGAGTGGAGGGCATTCAGGCTACCCAGGCGGCTAGCAGCTCCCAGAGCTGCCATGGGAAGATGGACTGGGTCCTCCTAGGGGCAGACGTTTAGTCAGCAGAACCTGGCTATGCGTCCTCCATAAATCCTTTCCTGGGACCAAGAATGACTCTCAGCAGTGTTGCATGAGAATTTAATAattaaggaaagaaatgagaCTGTCCACTCATCAGCTAAGAGGGGGAGGTCTTGTTCGAAATGACGTTCTTCTCTTAGGAAGTGATAGAATATCCTAcgactttactttttctttttaaatatttttattgaaatatagttgaacAAAATATGTTACATGTGTGTAATATAATGatgcacaatttttaaagcttatactccatttagttattataaaatattggccatattccctgtgttgtacaatatatccttgtagcttattttattatttatttattcagttattttttagcatctttattggagtataattgctttacaatggcgtgttagtttctgctttataacaaagtgaatcagctatacatatacatatatccccatatctcctccatcttgcgtctccctcccactctccttatcccacacttctaggtggtcacaaagcactgagctgacctccctgtgctatgcggttgcttcccactagctatctgttttacatttggtagtgtatatatgtccatgccactctctcacttcgtcccagcttacccttccccctctccgtgtcctcaagtccattctttatgtctgcgtctttattcctgtcctgccgctaggttcatCGGGAccgtagtttttagattccacatatatgtgttagcatatggtatttgtttttctctttctgacttacttcactctgtgtgacagactctaggtccatccacctcactacaaatgactaaatttcgtttctttttatggctcagtaatataccattgtatatatgtgccacatcttctttattcattcatctgttgatgggcatttaggttgcttccatgtcctagctattgtaaatagagttgcaatgaacattgtggtacatgactctttttaaattatggttttctcagggtatatgcccagtagtgggattgctaggtcgtatgatagttctatttttagttttttaaggaacctccatacagttctccatagtggctgtatcaa belongs to Pseudorca crassidens isolate mPseCra1 chromosome 2, mPseCra1.hap1, whole genome shotgun sequence and includes:
- the FAM78B gene encoding protein FAM78B isoform X2, with translation MESHRSSWELPDLREGRVKAISDSDGVSYPWYGNTTETVTLVGPTNKISRFSVSMNDNFYPSVTWAVPVSDSNVPLLTRIKRDQSFTTWLVAMNTTTKEKIILQTIKWRMRVDIEVDPLQLLGQRARLVGRTQQEQPRILSRMEPIPPNALVKPNANDAQVLMWRPKRGPPLVVIPPK